From the Pontiella agarivorans genome, one window contains:
- a CDS encoding FAD-dependent oxidoreductase, which translates to MKRRCFFKTSAGTLGAAGLISMNGEAAIAYNESGKRVTDKWHQMGSGKKGLPKRRETLEFDVAVLGAGMSGIAAAVAAARSGVKTVLVQDRPVLGGNASSEMRVTVNGVHGLRGVPKELRVERETGIIEEIMIENWHYNPQESYPVWDHVLYNFVYRQPNLTLMLNTQATEAVMEGDRIKAAICRGYTNETEYTIHAEQFIDCSGDGLLAATAGAEYRTGREGRAEFNESYAPEKPDGWVMGDCIMMITKDMGRPVPFYPPEYALPFDHETAFKDKHRKIKQVKEGFWWIEVGDDFDIIGNREEVRHKLMAYFYGVWDYVKNSGDFPEAENMALDWIGSIPGRRESRRFMGDHILTQNDLLEYRHFEDAVAYGGWSLDEHNPGGIENLKEPASYFHKGFTKLYEIPYRSLYSKNISNLQFAGRNASLTHIALSSTRIISTCALMGQAVGTASALCIKYGKNPRQIGREHISELQEQLIRDDVFIPNRMARDPKDLVRNGGQVFGSPAKSGDTALLTDGVGRDIYGELHHWESVSLPAELQVVWEKPVEISTVELKADTQLHKKIAMHKNPAKNAGQHTTVPPELIKALTVEAQVNGQWKEVASVENNLVRRIKVEFPKIKATAIRLNIKVTHGKPTAKVFEVRAYA; encoded by the coding sequence ATGAAACGTAGATGCTTTTTTAAGACCTCAGCCGGTACCCTCGGGGCGGCTGGACTGATTTCCATGAACGGCGAAGCGGCCATTGCCTACAATGAATCCGGCAAACGGGTCACCGATAAATGGCACCAGATGGGCTCCGGTAAAAAAGGCCTGCCCAAACGCCGGGAAACGTTGGAATTTGATGTGGCGGTGCTGGGTGCAGGTATGTCGGGGATTGCGGCGGCGGTGGCGGCGGCACGTTCCGGAGTTAAAACCGTGCTGGTGCAGGACCGTCCGGTTCTGGGCGGAAATGCCTCCAGCGAAATGCGCGTGACAGTAAACGGTGTGCATGGTCTGCGCGGTGTCCCGAAAGAACTGCGGGTGGAGCGTGAGACCGGGATCATTGAAGAAATCATGATCGAAAACTGGCACTACAATCCTCAGGAGTCCTATCCCGTCTGGGACCATGTACTGTACAACTTTGTCTATCGTCAGCCGAATCTGACCCTGATGCTCAATACCCAGGCCACTGAAGCTGTTATGGAAGGCGACCGGATCAAAGCGGCGATCTGCCGGGGCTACACAAACGAAACGGAATACACCATTCATGCCGAACAGTTTATCGACTGTTCCGGCGACGGCCTGCTGGCCGCCACTGCCGGCGCAGAATACCGCACCGGCCGTGAAGGCCGTGCGGAATTCAATGAATCGTACGCTCCGGAAAAACCGGACGGCTGGGTGATGGGTGACTGCATCATGATGATCACCAAGGATATGGGACGCCCGGTTCCTTTCTACCCGCCGGAATATGCCCTTCCGTTTGACCACGAAACGGCGTTTAAAGACAAGCACCGTAAAATCAAGCAGGTTAAAGAAGGATTCTGGTGGATTGAAGTCGGCGATGATTTTGACATCATCGGCAACCGTGAAGAGGTCCGCCATAAACTGATGGCCTACTTTTACGGCGTCTGGGATTATGTGAAGAATTCCGGCGATTTCCCGGAAGCGGAAAATATGGCACTGGATTGGATCGGCTCCATTCCCGGCCGCCGGGAATCGCGCCGCTTTATGGGCGATCATATTCTCACGCAGAACGATCTGCTGGAATACCGTCATTTTGAAGATGCTGTTGCCTATGGCGGCTGGTCGCTCGATGAGCATAATCCGGGCGGTATTGAAAATCTGAAAGAGCCGGCGAGTTATTTCCACAAAGGGTTCACCAAGCTCTACGAAATCCCCTACCGCAGTCTCTATTCAAAAAATATTTCGAACCTGCAGTTTGCCGGACGGAATGCCAGCCTAACACACATTGCGCTGTCCTCCACGCGTATCATCAGCACCTGCGCACTGATGGGTCAGGCCGTTGGAACGGCTTCAGCTCTGTGCATAAAGTACGGCAAAAACCCGCGTCAGATCGGCCGGGAACACATCAGTGAACTGCAGGAGCAGCTCATTCGCGATGATGTATTCATTCCCAACCGTATGGCTCGTGACCCGAAGGATCTTGTACGCAATGGCGGCCAGGTGTTCGGCTCTCCAGCAAAAAGCGGAGATACCGCCCTGCTGACAGACGGCGTCGGACGCGATATTTACGGTGAGCTCCATCACTGGGAATCGGTATCCCTTCCGGCCGAGCTTCAGGTAGTCTGGGAAAAACCGGTTGAGATTTCCACGGTTGAGCTTAAAGCCGATACGCAATTGCATAAAAAAATCGCCATGCATAAAAATCCGGCCAAAAATGCCGGGCAGCATACGACGGTTCCTCCAGAGCTGATCAAAGCGCTGACGGTTGAAGCGCAGGTGAACGGGCAGTGGAAAGAAGTGGCTTCGGTTGAAAACAACCTCGTCCGCCGGATTAAAGTCGAATTTCCGAAAATCAAAGCGACTGCGATTCGCCTGAATATCAAAGTAACGCACGGCAAACCGACGGCCAAAGTGTTCGAAGTTCGTGCCTATGCATAA
- a CDS encoding sulfatase family protein — protein sequence MNRRHFSKLLTGTALTAAASTTLAAKSKKPNLLIIHTDEHNFRTLGCYRELLSEDQAYVWGEGVKVDTPHIDRIAHEGAICTRYYATSPVCTPSRASFVTGLYPAATGSPRNDMPLHDGLETFASVLQKQGYATSYVGKWHLDGKAKPGFEPPRKFGFSDNRYMMNRGHWKGLGHDENGKPIVIGLVPEKETSRFNVSKATPEDFTTDFLTSRALEIMERDKGRPFVLMLSIPDPHTPNLVRPPYNTMFDDLHFEEPRTMQVPDEEMPKWALSNKNVDYLEQNKMQDYFGMVKCIDDNIGRLFKFLEDNRLDENTIVIFTSDHGDLMGEHKRHNKGMPFETSAKIPFVIRWPKGIPAGKQINTAYTTADFTPTILGMIGAPQISEQHGLNDAKSFLSKKKVIRSDRITYMSMGNWVAAVSDRYKYVLSPQDVPWLYDIERDPDELINFAGHPEYTAIEKRLSTELDRMLEQYQDPILKGKPLIRTSAAL from the coding sequence GTGAACAGAAGACACTTTTCCAAGCTGCTTACGGGTACGGCACTGACGGCGGCGGCATCAACGACGCTGGCGGCTAAATCGAAAAAACCAAATCTGCTGATTATTCATACGGACGAACATAATTTCCGTACACTGGGTTGCTACCGCGAGCTGCTCAGCGAAGATCAGGCCTATGTCTGGGGCGAAGGGGTCAAAGTGGATACGCCGCATATCGACCGGATTGCCCATGAGGGGGCCATCTGTACCCGCTACTATGCCACGTCCCCGGTCTGTACGCCGTCGCGTGCTTCATTTGTGACCGGTCTTTATCCGGCTGCCACCGGATCGCCGCGCAATGATATGCCGCTGCACGACGGCCTTGAAACATTTGCCAGTGTTCTGCAGAAACAGGGGTATGCCACGTCCTATGTCGGAAAATGGCATCTCGACGGAAAGGCAAAACCCGGCTTTGAACCGCCCCGGAAGTTCGGATTTTCTGACAATCGCTACATGATGAACCGCGGGCACTGGAAAGGACTCGGACACGATGAAAACGGAAAGCCGATAGTGATCGGATTGGTTCCCGAAAAAGAAACATCTCGGTTCAATGTTTCCAAAGCAACACCGGAAGATTTCACCACGGATTTTCTGACCAGTCGGGCGCTGGAAATTATGGAGCGGGATAAAGGCCGGCCCTTTGTGCTTATGCTCTCGATTCCGGATCCGCATACCCCCAACCTGGTGCGCCCGCCATACAACACGATGTTTGATGATCTGCATTTTGAAGAGCCGCGCACCATGCAGGTACCGGACGAAGAAATGCCGAAATGGGCCCTCTCCAATAAAAACGTTGATTATCTCGAACAGAATAAAATGCAGGACTATTTCGGGATGGTGAAGTGTATCGATGACAATATCGGCCGCCTGTTTAAATTTCTCGAAGACAACCGGCTGGATGAGAACACCATTGTGATCTTTACCTCCGACCATGGCGATTTGATGGGTGAACACAAACGGCACAACAAAGGCATGCCGTTTGAAACCTCGGCTAAAATTCCGTTTGTAATTCGCTGGCCGAAAGGTATTCCTGCCGGAAAACAGATCAATACGGCCTACACGACGGCGGATTTCACGCCGACCATTCTAGGGATGATCGGGGCGCCGCAAATCAGCGAACAGCATGGTCTGAATGATGCGAAATCTTTTCTTTCGAAAAAGAAAGTGATCCGTTCCGACCGCATCACTTATATGTCGATGGGTAACTGGGTTGCTGCCGTTTCCGACCGATATAAATATGTACTCTCGCCGCAGGATGTTCCGTGGCTGTATGATATTGAACGTGATCCCGATGAACTGATCAATTTTGCCGGCCATCCGGAATATACCGCAATTGAGAAACGGCTGAGCACGGAACTGGACCGTATGCTGGAACAGTATCAGGATCCGATTCTTAAGGGAAAACCGCTGATACGCACTTCCGCAGCGCTTTAA
- a CDS encoding sialate O-acetylesterase: MKRFRALLILLTAAALTVQAAVKPADIFSDGLVLQRGEPVNIWGTADSSEEITVEFAGQKKTTEAGADGKWLITLDPLQGSEHPRELIFYSFGNRQSAIKNVLVGEVWLAGGQSNMATTMQTYKRKTQPDIDRAQDDLLRFCTIPQNHFPGHNKGQRPEWLKTNPETVKGFSGTAYYFAKELRKHLDVPVGIIVCATGGTPAEAWMSRKTLDSKPELKRTIDAYDRHVTREFPTDADYEEALKEYNRAKKEYTRLREAGKKVKKPREVMGPRNFKRPCGLHENMLTQTIPFTVKGVIWYQGENNASQKAGLHYRTVFSTLIEEWRSEFGKPELPFFFCQLATLGWGDDSHWPELRDAQQWVADHVPNTGIAILLDGGEKTDIHPHSKDIAGYRLGLLARNKIYGEKGLCAEGPRFKKVDFQGRKAVISFADTNLVLRPGGENTFELAGKDGVFKPASAELKNGKIILTAEDLPVPAYVRYGWRKWVTPTLYNREGLPAGPFRSDDLPMASAGGYFLDWVE, translated from the coding sequence ATGAAACGGTTCAGAGCACTTTTAATCCTGCTCACAGCGGCTGCGCTTACGGTGCAGGCCGCAGTGAAACCTGCTGATATTTTTTCGGATGGCCTCGTTTTGCAACGCGGCGAACCGGTAAATATTTGGGGCACGGCCGATTCCTCTGAAGAAATTACCGTGGAGTTTGCCGGACAGAAAAAGACGACTGAGGCCGGCGCGGATGGAAAATGGTTGATTACACTCGACCCGCTTCAGGGATCTGAACATCCGCGTGAACTGATCTTCTATTCATTCGGCAACCGGCAGTCGGCAATTAAAAATGTTCTGGTCGGCGAAGTCTGGCTTGCCGGCGGTCAGTCCAATATGGCCACGACCATGCAGACGTATAAGCGGAAAACCCAGCCGGATATTGATCGAGCACAGGATGACCTGCTGCGATTTTGCACGATTCCGCAAAACCATTTTCCCGGTCATAACAAAGGTCAGCGGCCGGAGTGGCTGAAAACCAATCCCGAAACGGTGAAAGGATTTTCCGGCACCGCGTATTATTTTGCAAAGGAACTGCGTAAACATCTTGATGTTCCTGTAGGCATCATTGTGTGTGCCACCGGAGGGACGCCCGCAGAAGCCTGGATGAGCCGCAAAACGCTCGACAGTAAGCCGGAACTGAAACGGACCATCGATGCCTACGACCGCCATGTGACGAGGGAATTTCCGACGGATGCGGATTATGAAGAAGCGCTGAAAGAATACAATCGGGCAAAAAAAGAATATACCCGACTTCGGGAAGCTGGAAAAAAAGTCAAAAAACCGCGTGAAGTCATGGGGCCGCGCAATTTCAAACGCCCTTGCGGGCTTCATGAAAATATGCTGACGCAGACCATTCCCTTCACCGTTAAAGGTGTGATCTGGTATCAGGGGGAAAACAATGCATCACAGAAAGCCGGCCTGCATTATCGCACCGTCTTTTCCACGCTGATCGAAGAGTGGCGCAGTGAATTCGGCAAACCGGAGCTGCCGTTTTTTTTCTGCCAGCTGGCTACCCTCGGATGGGGCGATGATTCACACTGGCCGGAATTGCGCGATGCTCAGCAATGGGTTGCCGATCATGTTCCAAACACCGGAATCGCCATTCTTCTCGACGGCGGTGAAAAGACGGATATCCACCCCCACTCCAAAGATATTGCCGGATATCGGCTCGGGTTGCTGGCGCGCAATAAGATCTATGGAGAAAAGGGGCTCTGCGCCGAAGGGCCGCGCTTTAAAAAAGTTGATTTCCAGGGCCGCAAAGCGGTGATCTCATTTGCAGATACCAACCTTGTGCTAAGGCCTGGCGGCGAAAACACCTTTGAACTGGCCGGGAAAGACGGCGTCTTTAAACCGGCTTCCGCAGAATTGAAAAACGGAAAAATCATTTTGACGGCTGAAGACCTTCCTGTACCCGCTTACGTCCGTTACGGTTGGCGAAAATGGGTCACTCCCACGCTGTATAATCGCGAAGGGCTTCCTGCCGGGCCGTTCCGGAGTGATGATCTTCCGATGGCCTCGGCCGGAGGGTATTTCCTGGATTGGGTTGAATAA